From the Deltaproteobacteria bacterium genome, one window contains:
- a CDS encoding flavodoxin family protein yields the protein MSAVKVLAVYGSPRRNGNTASVLRQAVAGAREGGAAVEEWVLRDLKMSPCLEIYGCKEDGRCVIQDDFQKIYDGILACDALMLASPMFFYTVSAHTKILMDRCQSLWVKKYWIEKAAFGLREPTRKGLFISVGATKGKKLFEGVMHTVKYFFDVLDMELWKALLYRGLDFEGDIGKHPDYLEEARQAGLELGRTVGHTK from the coding sequence ATGAGCGCAGTAAAGGTTCTGGCTGTATACGGAAGTCCGCGTCGAAACGGGAATACCGCTTCCGTGCTGAGACAGGCTGTGGCAGGAGCCCGGGAAGGAGGCGCCGCCGTGGAAGAATGGGTGTTGCGCGACCTGAAAATGTCACCCTGCCTCGAGATTTACGGCTGCAAAGAAGATGGACGGTGCGTCATCCAGGACGACTTCCAAAAAATCTACGACGGAATTCTGGCCTGTGATGCGCTGATGTTGGCCTCGCCCATGTTCTTTTACACGGTCAGCGCCCACACGAAAATATTGATGGACCGGTGCCAGTCCTTGTGGGTGAAAAAGTACTGGATCGAGAAAGCAGCCTTCGGCCTGAGAGAACCTACTCGCAAGGGACTTTTCATTTCCGTGGGCGCCACCAAGGGCAAGAAGCTCTTTGAAGGCGTCATGCACACCGTGAAATATTTCTTTGACGTCCTTGACATGGAATTGTGGAAAGCCTTGCTCTACCGTGGCCTTGACTTCGAAGGCGACATCGGGAAACATCCCGACTATCTGGAAGAGGCGCGTCAAGCGGGTCTTGAACTGGGTCGGACCGTCGGCCATACGAAATAG
- a CDS encoding rubrerythrin family protein, whose protein sequence is MSKKTEQNLAHAFAGESKAAVRNNAFAQKAEQEGYSQIARLFRAVSDAESVHARRYLNLMRGKIGNTEENLETAFQNEIRANVNEYGVLIKDASDEGQKVALTAFTQSRDVEAGHAELYKRAMNDMLMDREEDYYVCQVCGYISEGAAPEKCPICGAVEVKFKLIP, encoded by the coding sequence ATGTCAAAAAAGACCGAGCAAAACCTCGCCCATGCCTTCGCCGGGGAGTCCAAAGCGGCTGTTCGCAACAATGCGTTCGCCCAAAAAGCGGAACAAGAGGGTTATAGCCAAATCGCCAGGCTGTTTCGAGCGGTGTCCGATGCCGAATCGGTACACGCCAGGCGATATCTCAATCTGATGAGAGGGAAGATCGGCAATACGGAGGAGAATCTCGAGACGGCGTTTCAAAACGAAATCCGGGCCAATGTGAACGAATATGGGGTTCTGATTAAAGATGCTTCAGACGAAGGACAGAAGGTGGCCCTTACCGCCTTCACCCAGTCCAGAGACGTGGAAGCCGGCCACGCCGAACTCTACAAACGCGCCATGAACGACATGTTGATGGACCGAGAAGAGGACTACTATGTGTGTCAGGTGTGCGGCTATATCAGCGAGGGCGCCGCTCCGGAAAAGTGTCCAATTTGCGGAGCGGTCGAGGTAAAGTTCAAATTGATCCCTTAA
- a CDS encoding XdhC family protein: MNPFYTDLFKELEMGHDLCLATIIRQVGSAPRSLGTRFFVRKDGSFHGTIGGGRLEADVIRKCRQSLTSGESSLELFRLRGTDVAETDMLCGGDVDVFVEPVYAQDSDARELFGAAVKVGARGGRALMVTPVFSGPVCELEERRILLVEGKEPLGAIHSLPGFADELLRDFDRCFEQSGLLLRSVTSPDGSMVDCFIEPIISQPVVYLFGGGHISLHLARLIKMVGFKLVVMDDRREYANPDRFPEADGIWTRDYNGVLDESELGPDAYVVIVTRGHLYDKEVLAQALRKETAYVGMIGSRRKRSLIYRALEEEGFSPEQLSSVHAPIGLDIGAETPEEIAVSIVAELIAVRARKTTPLSLNASN, encoded by the coding sequence ATGAACCCCTTCTATACAGATTTATTCAAAGAACTCGAAATGGGTCACGACCTTTGCCTGGCTACCATAATCAGACAGGTCGGTTCCGCTCCCCGCTCGTTGGGTACACGCTTTTTCGTGCGAAAAGACGGGTCCTTTCATGGAACGATCGGGGGAGGCCGTCTCGAGGCGGACGTTATACGGAAATGCCGGCAGTCTCTTACTTCGGGAGAATCGTCCCTGGAGCTTTTTCGACTCCGGGGTACCGACGTCGCCGAAACCGACATGCTCTGTGGAGGCGATGTGGATGTCTTTGTCGAGCCGGTGTACGCGCAAGATTCCGATGCCCGTGAACTGTTCGGTGCGGCGGTGAAGGTGGGGGCTCGAGGAGGACGAGCCCTGATGGTCACTCCCGTCTTTTCAGGACCCGTGTGCGAGCTCGAAGAACGCAGGATTCTTCTGGTGGAGGGAAAAGAGCCTCTGGGTGCGATTCACTCGTTACCGGGGTTCGCCGATGAACTTCTGCGCGATTTCGATCGGTGTTTCGAACAGAGCGGTCTCCTTTTACGGTCAGTAACCTCACCGGACGGAAGCATGGTGGACTGCTTCATTGAACCCATAATCAGTCAGCCGGTGGTATACCTGTTCGGTGGCGGACATATCTCCCTGCATCTGGCCCGGCTCATCAAAATGGTCGGCTTCAAGCTGGTGGTTATGGACGATCGCCGGGAATACGCCAATCCGGATCGATTTCCCGAGGCGGACGGAATATGGACCCGCGACTACAACGGGGTGCTGGACGAGTCCGAACTCGGGCCTGACGCCTACGTGGTCATTGTGACGCGCGGTCACCTTTACGATAAGGAGGTTCTGGCTCAGGCTTTAAGGAAGGAGACAGCCTACGTCGGCATGATCGGGTCCAGACGAAAACGATCTCTGATATACCGGGCTTTGGAGGAAGAGGGATTCAGTCCCGAACAGCTTTCGAGCGTGCACGCCCCCATCGGACTCGATATTGGAGCGGAAACGCCCGAGGAAATCGCCGTGAGCATTGTGGCCGAGCTGATTGCGGTCAGGGCCCGTAAAACCACGCCTCTCTCTCTTAACGCTTCGAACTAG
- a CDS encoding D-glycerate dehydrogenase has product MKPGVFVTRRLPRGAMNVLEEQFDLESNSYDRVLTRGELLDRVRGKDGLLPLLTDRIDGEVLDAAGPRLKIVANYAVGYNNIDVGAATSRKIAVTNTPGVLTDTTADLAMALLLAVTRRIVVSDAYARAGKYTSWAPELLLGVDVHHKTLGIFGLGRIGYALAKRAGGFDMRILYHNTHRADPEMERRVGAEYVSKERLLEQSDFISIHMPFNKDTHHFIGADELAAMKRTAFLINTARGELIDEKALVKALQKGLIAGAGLDVFENEPRIEPGLTQMENVVILPHIGSASIETRTKMGLVAAENLIALLVHGTRPPNCLNPEIFD; this is encoded by the coding sequence ATGAAGCCCGGAGTGTTTGTCACTCGCCGATTGCCTCGAGGAGCCATGAACGTCCTGGAGGAACAATTCGATCTGGAAAGTAATTCATATGACCGCGTCCTCACGAGGGGGGAGCTTCTGGACAGGGTGAGAGGGAAAGACGGCCTGCTTCCACTACTGACGGACCGGATAGACGGAGAAGTGCTGGACGCCGCCGGTCCCCGGTTGAAGATTGTGGCTAATTACGCCGTCGGGTACAACAATATCGATGTCGGCGCTGCAACGAGCCGAAAAATCGCCGTGACCAACACACCCGGCGTTCTCACCGACACCACGGCCGACCTGGCCATGGCTCTGTTACTGGCCGTAACCCGCAGGATCGTGGTTTCCGACGCTTACGCTCGAGCGGGTAAATATACTTCCTGGGCTCCGGAACTGCTACTCGGAGTCGATGTCCATCATAAGACCCTGGGGATTTTCGGCCTGGGCCGCATTGGGTATGCATTGGCCAAGAGGGCCGGAGGCTTTGATATGCGAATCCTGTACCACAATACCCATCGCGCGGACCCCGAAATGGAAAGGCGGGTAGGCGCAGAGTATGTGTCCAAAGAGAGGTTGTTAGAGCAATCCGATTTCATCTCCATCCATATGCCCTTCAACAAGGACACGCATCATTTCATCGGCGCAGACGAACTGGCCGCCATGAAGCGGACGGCTTTCCTGATCAACACCGCCAGAGGCGAACTGATTGATGAAAAGGCCCTGGTCAAGGCGCTGCAAAAAGGACTCATCGCCGGCGCCGGCCTGGATGTGTTCGAAAACGAACCCAGGATTGAACCGGGACTCACTCAAATGGAGAATGTCGTCATTCTTCCGCATATCGGCAGCGCTTCCATCGAGACCAGAACCAAAATGGGACTGGTGGCCGCAGAGAACCTGATCGCGCTTCTCGTCCACGGAACCAGGCCGCCCAATTGCCTCAATCCAGAAATCTTTGACTGA
- a CDS encoding type II toxin-antitoxin system HicB family antitoxin produces the protein MVERCPDTSLYVGYAPGFPGAHSHGETVDELAANLKEVIEMFLEEGEPKLEAEFVGTQNVAAG, from the coding sequence GTGGTAGAGCGATGTCCTGACACGAGTCTGTATGTCGGTTACGCGCCCGGCTTCCCGGGAGCGCATTCCCACGGTGAGACCGTGGACGAACTCGCCGCCAACCTCAAAGAAGTGATAGAGATGTTTCTCGAGGAAGGCGAACCGAAGCTGGAAGCCGAGTTCGTCGGTACTCAAAACGTGGCGGCGGGCTAG
- a CDS encoding LysE family transporter yields MVHAYVVTALNPKSIVFFVAFLPQFILPEKPLRPQLDVLGGTFVVLAVTNAALYALLAGGLRERLTGAGIQRTLDRLGGGVLIGAGLMTAAMRRS; encoded by the coding sequence TTGGTTCACGCCTACGTGGTTACGGCCCTGAACCCCAAAAGCATCGTGTTCTTCGTGGCCTTCCTGCCTCAGTTCATCCTGCCGGAAAAGCCGCTCCGGCCTCAACTCGATGTCCTCGGAGGCACGTTCGTGGTGCTGGCGGTCACAAACGCGGCTCTTTACGCCCTGCTCGCCGGCGGCTTACGGGAACGCCTGACCGGCGCCGGCATCCAACGCACTTTGGATCGGCTGGGCGGCGGCGTGCTCATCGGCGCAGGCCTGATGACCGCTGCGATGCGAAGAAGCTGA
- a CDS encoding aminopeptidase P family protein, with translation MNHIERVSALQDAIRDQGWAGVVLFYSRDVFYYAGTGRPSYLAVLPHDYALFARSGFECGLGHGSFPSERTFSARSLTEVCSIMFPGDGRTQTVGSELDIMTVHQARSFHKALGHRRLVDASPLLMRRRMVKDPEEIACVEKACEAAHCGHKAALTHLRPGVTELELSAAVENAQRLAGHEGIFFFRQPGVFMSRGPMASGPNISEVSGVIFAITGVGLSAAVPAGPSLRSIQQGDLVLIDIPPCVQGYHADQTRMYCAGEATDRAQSLYQRLRGVADHMIENLRPGITAGDAYLMAVEKAADLGIGESFLRFPSGQKAHFVGHGIGLEISEPPLLSRSDKTMLEQGMVLAIEIHLMERDGTTLKLEDTVCIEKSGCRVLTKSPRDISCARADESVS, from the coding sequence ATGAACCATATTGAAAGAGTTTCGGCTTTGCAGGATGCGATCCGGGATCAGGGATGGGCGGGAGTTGTACTGTTCTATTCCAGAGACGTGTTTTACTACGCGGGTACGGGCCGTCCCTCGTATCTAGCCGTATTGCCGCACGACTACGCACTCTTTGCTCGCAGCGGCTTCGAATGTGGATTAGGGCACGGCTCCTTCCCTTCGGAAAGGACGTTCTCCGCGCGCAGCCTGACTGAAGTGTGCTCGATCATGTTTCCGGGCGACGGAAGAACGCAGACGGTGGGTAGCGAGCTGGATATCATGACGGTTCATCAGGCACGGAGTTTTCACAAGGCTTTGGGGCATCGGCGGCTAGTCGACGCCTCACCTCTGCTGATGCGACGGCGCATGGTCAAAGATCCGGAGGAGATTGCCTGCGTGGAAAAGGCGTGCGAAGCGGCTCACTGCGGCCACAAAGCAGCTCTCACACACCTGCGGCCCGGAGTTACGGAACTGGAGCTTTCAGCCGCCGTGGAAAACGCACAGCGGTTGGCCGGGCACGAAGGTATCTTTTTTTTCCGTCAGCCAGGCGTGTTCATGAGCCGGGGACCCATGGCTTCGGGTCCGAACATTTCCGAGGTCAGCGGGGTCATCTTCGCCATCACGGGCGTGGGGCTCAGCGCGGCCGTGCCGGCCGGACCGTCCTTACGATCCATTCAGCAGGGCGATCTGGTGCTGATCGACATACCACCTTGCGTACAAGGGTATCACGCAGATCAGACTCGAATGTACTGTGCGGGAGAGGCCACGGATCGAGCACAATCCCTTTACCAAAGACTCCGCGGAGTCGCCGATCATATGATAGAAAACCTGCGTCCCGGAATCACGGCCGGTGATGCGTATCTCATGGCCGTGGAGAAAGCGGCGGATCTTGGCATCGGGGAATCGTTCCTTCGCTTTCCTTCCGGTCAAAAAGCACACTTTGTGGGTCACGGGATAGGATTGGAAATCAGCGAACCGCCCCTGTTGTCAAGAAGCGACAAGACTATGCTGGAGCAGGGGATGGTGCTGGCCATCGAGATACACCTTATGGAGCGCGACGGCACCACGCTGAAACTGGAAGATACGGTCTGCATCGAAAAAAGCGGCTGCCGAGTGCTTACTAAGAGCCCAAGAGACATCTCGTGTGCTCGAGCAGATGAGAGCGTATCGTAG
- a CDS encoding branched-chain amino acid ABC transporter permease — translation MERFVQYVISGMSQGSLYALVALGLVLIYRSNRVLNFAHGDVTTGGTFVAFVLLGINLPWWWAFLAALGFGALLSMAFYFCILVPAQRREATPLGQIILTLGFGLILQGLILKFGSTEPQTFPFPLSDTKVYEFGGVVVSQLSIGTLAVGIIGSLLFYLLIQKTRLGLAMRATSENLPAAQTLGIPTRRILALSWGLAAFLGVLAGLFLAAALLLDPFFMLESFLKGFAAAILGGLNSLPGAIVGGLILGVAEALAGGFISVAFKNTLAFLIIIVVLLFRPEGLLGTEFVERV, via the coding sequence ATGGAACGTTTTGTTCAGTATGTGATTTCAGGTATGTCCCAGGGCAGCCTCTACGCCTTGGTGGCTTTGGGGCTCGTGCTCATCTATCGTTCCAACCGGGTGCTGAATTTCGCCCATGGCGACGTAACCACGGGAGGGACGTTTGTGGCTTTTGTGCTGCTGGGTATAAACCTGCCCTGGTGGTGGGCCTTTCTGGCTGCCCTCGGATTTGGAGCGTTGCTCTCCATGGCGTTCTATTTCTGCATTCTCGTTCCAGCTCAGCGCCGGGAAGCCACACCCCTGGGCCAGATTATCCTTACTCTGGGCTTCGGCCTGATCCTTCAGGGACTGATTCTGAAATTCGGAAGCACGGAACCTCAAACCTTTCCTTTTCCACTTTCGGACACGAAAGTCTATGAGTTCGGCGGTGTGGTCGTGAGCCAGTTGAGTATCGGCACCCTGGCAGTGGGTATCATCGGCAGCCTGCTCTTCTATCTGCTCATTCAAAAAACCCGCCTCGGGCTCGCCATGCGCGCCACGTCTGAAAACCTGCCGGCGGCCCAGACACTGGGCATTCCCACCCGGCGGATATTGGCTCTTTCGTGGGGACTTGCGGCGTTCCTGGGGGTTCTCGCCGGCCTTTTCCTGGCCGCCGCCCTCCTGCTGGATCCGTTCTTCATGCTGGAATCCTTTCTCAAAGGATTTGCCGCGGCGATTCTGGGCGGGTTGAACAGCCTTCCCGGAGCTATTGTGGGAGGCCTTATCCTGGGCGTGGCCGAGGCGTTGGCCGGAGGATTCATCTCCGTGGCCTTCAAAAACACCCTGGCCTTTCTCATCATCATCGTGGTGCTGCTGTTCCGCCCGGAAGGTCTTTTGGGAACCGAATTCGTGGAGCGGGTATAG